A stretch of DNA from Spirosoma endbachense:
TCACTTGATTTTTTTCACGTTTAGGAAACCATCCGGCAGGCACACTTGTTCGATATCCATAAAACAATTAAAGTTCGATAATTGTAGAACAATAAAACAATACAACCTCAATTAGTATGAAAACGATCAATAGTCGAACAAAATCGCTCATCGTCGGTATCATTGCCTTAACGGTTGCGCTTTTTTTTATCACGCCGAAGCTTTTCTCCAATAAGCCAGAGCCTTCGAATACGAAAGCTCCATCAACACCGCCCGCCGAAAACAAAGTGGCTACCGATGTTTTTGTCATTAAGCGCGAAACAATTACAGACGAACTCCAGACTACAGGGACCATCGCAGCTAATCAGGAAGTCGATCTGGTAAGTGAAGTGGCTCGTAAACTGGTTCGGGTGTATGCTCGGGAAGGAAGTTTCGTAGGGCAGGGGACGCTGCTATACAAATTAGACGATGCTGATCTACTGGCAAAAAAACGCAGGATCGCCCTCCAGGAAAAACTGGCTAAGCTCGACGAAAAACGGTTCCGCGAATTGCTGGCTACCGAAGCGGTCAATCAGCAGGAATATGATAAGGTGTTAACCAACCTGAACGTACTACAGGCCGAAATCGCCATGATTGATGTGGATCTGGCGAAAACCGAGATCCGCGCTCCCTTTGCCGGTCGGCTGGGTTTAAAACGGGTCGATGTTGGCGCCTATGTGACGCCCTCTACTGTGCTCAGTTCATTTGACGATGTCAGTCGGGTAGAAATCAACTTTACCATTCCCGAAAAATACGCTTCCGACGTTCGGCCCGGTCAAACCATTCACTTTACGACCGAGAATAGTAATCGCTCGTTTGCTGGCAAAGTCACCGCTACCGAACCCAAAATGGAGTCAAATACGCGCAGTCTGCTGGTAAAAGCCGTCAGCGAGAACCGGGATGGCAAACTCGTACCGGGATCGTCCGCTAAAATCGCCTTTGCTTTGCACGTTGCTCAGGATGGTATCCTGATTCCGACAGAAGCGCTCATCCCGAATGCAAAAGGCTATTCACTGTTCAGACTCAAAAACGGAAGCGCCGAACGACGTGACGTGAAAACCGGTAGCCGCACCAAAGGCATGGTTCAGATCATGGATGGTTTATCGATCGGCGATACGGTTCTGACAACCAATTTATTACGGCTCGATACGGGTGTTCCCGTAACTATTTCTACTGTTGACTAGGCATTTATTAACAAGGCCTTCTCATCATTATTGAATCAAAATTTACCCAATCATGAGTTTATCGGGAATTAGTATTCAGCGGCCAGTACTGGCTGGAGTACTCTCAGTATTGATTATTCTGTTTGGTTTCGTTGGGCTTACCTACCTCGGTATTCGGGAATACCCCGTCACCGACTCGCCTATCGTTACCGTTACAACAACGTATCCTGGGGCCAGCCCCGATGTAATCGCCTATCAGATTACAAAACCACTGGAAGAATCGATTGGCGAGGCCAATGGCATTCGGACCATCTCGTCGGTTTCGCGTGAAGCCGCCAGTGTGATTACGGTTGAATTTAACCTTGATGCCGATCTGGAAGCGGCTGCCAATGACGTTCGCGACAAAGTGACCAAAGCCCGGCGGCTGTTGCCCGGCGATGTCGATCCGCCCATTGTGGAAAAAGCCAACAGTGGTGATATCGTGATTTTTATGGCTGTGGAAAGCAAAACCCGCAGTATTCTGGAAGTCAGCAATATTGCCTCCACGGTCATTAAAGAACGTATGCAGACCATTCCGGGCGTAAAACGGGTGGGTATTGCAGGAGAGAAAAAATACGCCATGCGGCTTCGCATCGATCCGGCCAAACTGGCGGCTTATCAACTAACTCCATCTGATATTGAACAGGCTTTACGGAAAGAAAATGTGGATCTGCCATCGGGTCGTATCGAAGGCGACCGCAACGAACTAACGGTTCGGACATTGGGTCGCCTGACCAAAGAAGACGATTTCAACAACATGATCGTCAAGCAGGAGGGTAGCAGCATAATTCGGTTCAAAGACATTGGTTATGCCGAATTGGGCGCGGAAAACGAGCGAACTGCCATTCTGAACAGTCTGAAAGGAAACTCGCCGACGATTGGTGTCTTTGTTGAGCCACAACGGGGTGCCAATGCGGTAGCGATTGCCGATGAATTTTACCGCCGGTTGAAAGAACTACGCAAGGAAATTCCTGCTGATTATCAATTGACGATTGGGAAAGATTTTACGGAGCCAATTCGTGATTCAATTTCGGAAGTCGAAGAAACGCTGTTCGTTGCGTTCGGTCTGGTCATCCTGATTCTGTTCCTGTTCCTGCGCGACTGGCGTTCGACCATCATTCCGGTGGTGGCGATTCCGGTGTCGATTGTCTCCGCTTTTTTCATCATGTACATAGCTGGCTACTCGATCAACATTCTGACGCTGCTGGCGCTGGTACTGGCGATTGGACTCGTGGTTGATGATGCCATTGTGGTACTGGAAAATATCTTCGCCAAAGTAGAAGAAGGGATGTCGCCATTGCAGGCTGCCTTTAAAGGCTCGTCGGAAATCTATTTCGCCGTTATCTCAACGACCATTACGCTGGCGGCTGTGTTCCTGCCGATTCTTTTTCTACCCGGCATTACCGGAAAGTTGTTCCAGGAGTTTGCGGTAGTCGTAGCGGGTTCTGTATTGGTTTCAGCCTTTGTGGCGCTGACACTCTCGCCCATGATGAGCGCTTATCTGCTAAAACGGCAGGACAAACCCAATTGGCTCTATCGGAAAACTGAGCCGTATTTTGTGGCTCTGAACCGGGGTTACGAAAAATCACTGGGCTGGTTCCTGC
This window harbors:
- a CDS encoding efflux RND transporter periplasmic adaptor subunit, which translates into the protein MKTINSRTKSLIVGIIALTVALFFITPKLFSNKPEPSNTKAPSTPPAENKVATDVFVIKRETITDELQTTGTIAANQEVDLVSEVARKLVRVYAREGSFVGQGTLLYKLDDADLLAKKRRIALQEKLAKLDEKRFRELLATEAVNQQEYDKVLTNLNVLQAEIAMIDVDLAKTEIRAPFAGRLGLKRVDVGAYVTPSTVLSSFDDVSRVEINFTIPEKYASDVRPGQTIHFTTENSNRSFAGKVTATEPKMESNTRSLLVKAVSENRDGKLVPGSSAKIAFALHVAQDGILIPTEALIPNAKGYSLFRLKNGSAERRDVKTGSRTKGMVQIMDGLSIGDTVLTTNLLRLDTGVPVTISTVD
- a CDS encoding efflux RND transporter permease subunit, which translates into the protein MSLSGISIQRPVLAGVLSVLIILFGFVGLTYLGIREYPVTDSPIVTVTTTYPGASPDVIAYQITKPLEESIGEANGIRTISSVSREAASVITVEFNLDADLEAAANDVRDKVTKARRLLPGDVDPPIVEKANSGDIVIFMAVESKTRSILEVSNIASTVIKERMQTIPGVKRVGIAGEKKYAMRLRIDPAKLAAYQLTPSDIEQALRKENVDLPSGRIEGDRNELTVRTLGRLTKEDDFNNMIVKQEGSSIIRFKDIGYAELGAENERTAILNSLKGNSPTIGVFVEPQRGANAVAIADEFYRRLKELRKEIPADYQLTIGKDFTEPIRDSISEVEETLFVAFGLVILILFLFLRDWRSTIIPVVAIPVSIVSAFFIMYIAGYSINILTLLALVLAIGLVVDDAIVVLENIFAKVEEGMSPLQAAFKGSSEIYFAVISTTITLAAVFLPILFLPGITGKLFQEFAVVVAGSVLVSAFVALTLSPMMSAYLLKRQDKPNWLYRKTEPYFVALNRGYEKSLGWFLRYRWVAFPTLIVTFGLIYIIGKQLPSELAPLEDRSQISLAVIAPEGSSYEYTEKYMNEIAKFSVDSTQGLFQTYSILALTFGPPAPVNIAIQNTFLKKADERKTSQADVFATYSRNVQNFRGVMVFPVQPPTIGSRFGQAQPVQYVLQGTNLAAITEILPKFMDEARKSPILRFADSDLKVNKPELVLQINRDKAAELGISVVEIARGLQLALSGQRYGYFIYNDRQYEVIGQLQRQDRDTPYDLKSMYVRTRTGDIVSLDNLVSFRESISPAAIYRYDQAISATVSAGLAPGKTIGDGVAEMNRIARKVLPPTIKTSLAGESRDFAESSSSLMFAFVFALVLIYLVLAAQFESLVDPFIILLTVPMAMTGALISLWLFGQTLNIFSQIGIITLIGLITKNGILIVEFANQSKEAGLSTLEAAKVAAASRFRPILMTSLAMIFGTIPIALTENSRNSLGTVIVGGLLFAGLLTLYIIPAVYSYFSRVPKHKEAEVLEPVE